From one Brachypodium distachyon strain Bd21 chromosome 4, Brachypodium_distachyon_v3.0, whole genome shotgun sequence genomic stretch:
- the LOC100836056 gene encoding ricin B-like lectin R40C1 isoform X2: METEKPMKIFCKMNMSLNAAVRGDKVMLVTADSSDKSQDYSATGNLTDDDGRRAFALVNRTTGQAMVNINGEGPVQLAPYSGHVAVELNKLWSLGEERDDGFSNVRSLQNTFFTLNAMGGYPVKSGALLGTYRPQEYDHTYWKIVSVNDED; this comes from the exons ATGGAAACGGAGAAGCCGATGAAGATATTCTGCAAGATGAACATGAGCTTGAACGCGGCTGTCCGTGGCGATAAGGTGATGCTCGTGACTGCCGACTCCAGCGACAAATCTCAG GACTACAGCGCCACCGGGAATCTGACGGACGACGATGGCCGCAGGGCATTTGCACTGGTGAACAGAACCACGGGGCAAGCCATGGTGAACATAAACGGGGAAGGGCCAGTGCAGCTGGCTCCCTACAGCGGCCACGTAGCCGTGGAGCTTAACAAGCTGTGGTCGCTGGGCGAGGAacgcgacgatggcttcagcaaTGTCAGATCGCTCCAGAACACCTTCTTCACCCTCAACGCCATGGGCGGATATCCTGTGAAGTCCGGAGCGCTCCTTGGGACCTATCGACCCCAGGAATATGACCATACCTACTGGAAGATCGTCTCCGTCAATGACGAAGATTGA
- the LOC100836056 gene encoding ricin B-like lectin R40C1 isoform X1, whose translation METEKPMKIFCKMNMSLNAAVRGDKVMLVTADSSDKSQHWIQDYSATGNLTDDDGRRAFALVNRTTGQAMVNINGEGPVQLAPYSGHVAVELNKLWSLGEERDDGFSNVRSLQNTFFTLNAMGGYPVKSGALLGTYRPQEYDHTYWKIVSVNDED comes from the exons ATGGAAACGGAGAAGCCGATGAAGATATTCTGCAAGATGAACATGAGCTTGAACGCGGCTGTCCGTGGCGATAAGGTGATGCTCGTGACTGCCGACTCCAGCGACAAATCTCAG CACTGGATCCAGGACTACAGCGCCACCGGGAATCTGACGGACGACGATGGCCGCAGGGCATTTGCACTGGTGAACAGAACCACGGGGCAAGCCATGGTGAACATAAACGGGGAAGGGCCAGTGCAGCTGGCTCCCTACAGCGGCCACGTAGCCGTGGAGCTTAACAAGCTGTGGTCGCTGGGCGAGGAacgcgacgatggcttcagcaaTGTCAGATCGCTCCAGAACACCTTCTTCACCCTCAACGCCATGGGCGGATATCCTGTGAAGTCCGGAGCGCTCCTTGGGACCTATCGACCCCAGGAATATGACCATACCTACTGGAAGATCGTCTCCGTCAATGACGAAGATTGA
- the LOC100838815 gene encoding protein P21-like isoform X1: MSGYRRGDGVPVQASSPCRATASCVSQRGRPHLRRGGDPLPTSSGWAPASRCWQGRPTAPPPPQLPEFAVVFLGVCLPGRRHHHCHPFCKPLEIHRQVAATSAMVIVTEQPSDKPAEDVKACCRGVVHAPQLPALVINEGRDMLTSTFGHVGSTKVHASSTCSGCPSYLCLVSFKNVQITAMLIAALAAGCAVDAARFTITNKCSYTVWPASIPVGGGVRLDPGRTTTLDVAAGTPAVRIWARTGCTFDASARGSCKTGDCGGKLACTAGGKPPATLAEFTLGSGSGSRDFYDVSLVDGFNVPVSFAPAAGSGCHAISCAADINARCPPELKVDGGCASACLKFNTDRYCCQSGPAKCQPSDYSRFFKGLCPDAYSYAFDDKSSTFTCAAGTNYQITFCP, from the exons ATGTCGGGCTACCGCCGCGGTGATGGTGTTCCGGTCCAAGCTTCCTCACCATGTAGGGCTACTGCTTCCTGCGTCTCCCAGCGGGGTCGTCCACACCTACGGCGAGGTGGAGATCCTCTCCCAACGAGCAGTGGCTGGGCTCCGGCGTCTCGGTGTTGGCAAGGGCGACCtactgctcctcctcccccgcaaCTGCCTGAGTtcgccgtcgtcttcctcggcgtTTGCCTGCctgggcgccgccaccaccattgccACCCGTTCTGCAAGCCCCTCGAGATCCACCGCCAGGTGGCCGCCACGAGCGCTATGGTGATCGTCACCGAGCAGCCATCAG ATAAACCTGCAGAAGATGTAAAAGCTTGTTGCCGAGGTGTTGTGCACGCTCCGCAGCTCCCCGCTCTCGTCATCAACGAGGGCAGGGACATGCTTACATCCACCTTCGGACATGTGGGATCAACAAAAGTCCATGCCTCATCAACTTGCTCTGGATGCCCATCCTACCT GTGCTTGGTGTCCTTTAAAAACGTGCAAATTACAG CAATGCTGATCGCAGCCCTGGCGGCGGGCTGCGCCGTGGACGCGGCCAGATTCACCATCACCAACAAGTGCTCCTACACTGTCTGGCCAGCCTCCAtccccgtcggcggcggcgtccgcctCGACCCGGGCAGAACGACGACCCTGGACGTGGCCGCCGGGACACCCGCGGTCCGGATCTGGGCACGAACCGGCTGCACCTTCGACGCCAGCGCCCGCGGGTCCTGCAAGACGGGCGACTGCGGCGGCAAGCTGGCCTGCACCGCGGGCGGCAAGCCCCCGGCGACGCTGGCGGAGTTCACGCTCGGGTCCGGATCCGGCAGCCGCGACTTCTACGACGTCTCCCTCGTCGACGGCTTCAACGTGCCAGTCAGCttcgcgcccgccgccgggtCCGGGTGCCACGCCATCAGCTGCGCCGCCGACATCAACGCGCGGTGCCCGCCGGAGCTGAAGGTGGACGGGGGCTGCGCCAGCGCGTGCCTCAAGTTCAACACGGACCGCTACTGCTGCCAGTCCGGGCCGGCGAAATGCCAGCCGTCGGATTATTCGAGGTTCTTCAAGGGGCTCTGCCCTGATGCATATAGTTATGCGTTTGATGATAAGAGCAGCACCTTCACCTGCGCCGCCGGGACCAATTACCAGATCACCTTCTGCCCCTGA
- the LOC100838815 gene encoding protein P21-like isoform X2 yields MSGYRRGDGVPVQASSPCRATASCVSQRGRPHLRRGGDPLPTSSGWAPASRCWQGRPTAPPPPQLPEFAVVFLGVCLPGRRHHHCHPFCKPLEIHRQVAATSAMVIVTEQPSEDVKACCRGVVHAPQLPALVINEGRDMLTSTFGHVGSTKVHASSTCSGCPSYLCLVSFKNVQITAMLIAALAAGCAVDAARFTITNKCSYTVWPASIPVGGGVRLDPGRTTTLDVAAGTPAVRIWARTGCTFDASARGSCKTGDCGGKLACTAGGKPPATLAEFTLGSGSGSRDFYDVSLVDGFNVPVSFAPAAGSGCHAISCAADINARCPPELKVDGGCASACLKFNTDRYCCQSGPAKCQPSDYSRFFKGLCPDAYSYAFDDKSSTFTCAAGTNYQITFCP; encoded by the exons ATGTCGGGCTACCGCCGCGGTGATGGTGTTCCGGTCCAAGCTTCCTCACCATGTAGGGCTACTGCTTCCTGCGTCTCCCAGCGGGGTCGTCCACACCTACGGCGAGGTGGAGATCCTCTCCCAACGAGCAGTGGCTGGGCTCCGGCGTCTCGGTGTTGGCAAGGGCGACCtactgctcctcctcccccgcaaCTGCCTGAGTtcgccgtcgtcttcctcggcgtTTGCCTGCctgggcgccgccaccaccattgccACCCGTTCTGCAAGCCCCTCGAGATCCACCGCCAGGTGGCCGCCACGAGCGCTATGGTGATCGTCACCGAGCAGCCATCAG AAGATGTAAAAGCTTGTTGCCGAGGTGTTGTGCACGCTCCGCAGCTCCCCGCTCTCGTCATCAACGAGGGCAGGGACATGCTTACATCCACCTTCGGACATGTGGGATCAACAAAAGTCCATGCCTCATCAACTTGCTCTGGATGCCCATCCTACCT GTGCTTGGTGTCCTTTAAAAACGTGCAAATTACAG CAATGCTGATCGCAGCCCTGGCGGCGGGCTGCGCCGTGGACGCGGCCAGATTCACCATCACCAACAAGTGCTCCTACACTGTCTGGCCAGCCTCCAtccccgtcggcggcggcgtccgcctCGACCCGGGCAGAACGACGACCCTGGACGTGGCCGCCGGGACACCCGCGGTCCGGATCTGGGCACGAACCGGCTGCACCTTCGACGCCAGCGCCCGCGGGTCCTGCAAGACGGGCGACTGCGGCGGCAAGCTGGCCTGCACCGCGGGCGGCAAGCCCCCGGCGACGCTGGCGGAGTTCACGCTCGGGTCCGGATCCGGCAGCCGCGACTTCTACGACGTCTCCCTCGTCGACGGCTTCAACGTGCCAGTCAGCttcgcgcccgccgccgggtCCGGGTGCCACGCCATCAGCTGCGCCGCCGACATCAACGCGCGGTGCCCGCCGGAGCTGAAGGTGGACGGGGGCTGCGCCAGCGCGTGCCTCAAGTTCAACACGGACCGCTACTGCTGCCAGTCCGGGCCGGCGAAATGCCAGCCGTCGGATTATTCGAGGTTCTTCAAGGGGCTCTGCCCTGATGCATATAGTTATGCGTTTGATGATAAGAGCAGCACCTTCACCTGCGCCGCCGGGACCAATTACCAGATCACCTTCTGCCCCTGA
- the LOC100838815 gene encoding protein P21-like isoform X3, which translates to MWDQQKSMPHQLALDAHPTSMLIAALAAGCAVDAARFTITNKCSYTVWPASIPVGGGVRLDPGRTTTLDVAAGTPAVRIWARTGCTFDASARGSCKTGDCGGKLACTAGGKPPATLAEFTLGSGSGSRDFYDVSLVDGFNVPVSFAPAAGSGCHAISCAADINARCPPELKVDGGCASACLKFNTDRYCCQSGPAKCQPSDYSRFFKGLCPDAYSYAFDDKSSTFTCAAGTNYQITFCP; encoded by the exons ATGTGGGATCAACAAAAGTCCATGCCTCATCAACTTGCTCTGGATGCCCATCCTACCT CAATGCTGATCGCAGCCCTGGCGGCGGGCTGCGCCGTGGACGCGGCCAGATTCACCATCACCAACAAGTGCTCCTACACTGTCTGGCCAGCCTCCAtccccgtcggcggcggcgtccgcctCGACCCGGGCAGAACGACGACCCTGGACGTGGCCGCCGGGACACCCGCGGTCCGGATCTGGGCACGAACCGGCTGCACCTTCGACGCCAGCGCCCGCGGGTCCTGCAAGACGGGCGACTGCGGCGGCAAGCTGGCCTGCACCGCGGGCGGCAAGCCCCCGGCGACGCTGGCGGAGTTCACGCTCGGGTCCGGATCCGGCAGCCGCGACTTCTACGACGTCTCCCTCGTCGACGGCTTCAACGTGCCAGTCAGCttcgcgcccgccgccgggtCCGGGTGCCACGCCATCAGCTGCGCCGCCGACATCAACGCGCGGTGCCCGCCGGAGCTGAAGGTGGACGGGGGCTGCGCCAGCGCGTGCCTCAAGTTCAACACGGACCGCTACTGCTGCCAGTCCGGGCCGGCGAAATGCCAGCCGTCGGATTATTCGAGGTTCTTCAAGGGGCTCTGCCCTGATGCATATAGTTATGCGTTTGATGATAAGAGCAGCACCTTCACCTGCGCCGCCGGGACCAATTACCAGATCACCTTCTGCCCCTGA
- the LOC104584851 gene encoding uncharacterized protein LOC104584851: MMEQKFSVRNATDAATAWAATPVGILVRVEVLVTVSCTLLATLVFFGSGRRTSRSAAFRFLVWLVLMLCYPAVSYTIGLIQSGSFRNDLVVVWACFLLGCADGIFACSVDDSDQQSRTVLNQATQVIYVLLLLLSYIGSLPLQLKVLLLLLWVLNLAKLGMRLWSLLTAGRDRVLTADNWLISNYMAHDYVRSVSDFDPETMRGYRYVVAGHKDVEEGCAEYKLELTDDLVTVERLWQHDGYAGSLLTQKNKPSSSSSKLKDLCLSFALFKLLRRRLGGSNSPMIHERDDIRTLVFARNGLAGGDDHERMFRVIETELGFLFDFFYARYPSPKQSLIPETAIFVASMALSLSTLFCPAMLRYHNPKPGSSGGGMSFVTTSIDIWLARFVIALFLILELYQYMSLVLSDWHKVKMLCRYVRKPSWQGHPLMERLLWLMCRATLTTRYWSHSVGQYSLLHACLKSNRSCILARMPLHKWIKGVLTGMKTVSRRSLPVTVKRAIHRLLRSEWLSNLKYGDRTLQRNNMLQNFDWSTSRYPYGAVGSILVWHIATAICGAKQLEAAADHRPSTDSSSTDSHEVATTLSNYCTYLLYQAPELVTDKIYDARLLMEALQNKIQRFLKHKGCRYKDDMFDQLSRFQSGELDGGYEKTILADGIKLSYQIFDEMPDEAMRWNVLSEMWVELLLSVAPSDNVTAHIKKLATGGELVTQLWALLTHGGLIDKPKKPNYSS; this comes from the coding sequence ATGATGGAGCAGAAGTTTTCTGTCCGGAACGCGACCGacgcggcgacggcgtgggcGGCCACCCCGGTGGGCATCCTTGTCCGCGTGGAGGTGCTGGTCACGGTGAGCTGCACCCTGCTGGCCACGCTGGTCTTCTTcggctccggccgccgcacaAGCCGCAGCGCCGCCTTCCGGTTCCTGGTGTGGCTGGTGCTGATGCTGTGCTACCCGGCGGTGTCATACACCATCGGGCTCATCCAGTCGGGGTCTTTCCGCAACgacctggtggtggtgtgggCCTGCTTCCTGCTGGGCTGCGCCGACGGCATCTTCGCGTGCAGCGTGGACGACTCCGACCAGCAGTCCCGCACCGTGCTCAACCAGGCCACGCAGGTCATCTAcgtgctcctcctcttgctcTCCTACATCGGCTCCCTGCCGCTGCAGCTCAAggtcctgctcctgctgctctgGGTGCTTAACCTCGCCAAGCTGGGGATGCGCCTCTGGAGCCTCCTGACAGCCGGCCGTGATCGCGTCCTCACCGCCGACAACTGGCTCATCTCCAACTACATGGCCCACGACTATGTCAGAAGCGTCAGCGACTTCGACCCGGAGACCATGAGGGGATACCGCTACGTGGTCGCCGGCCACAAGGACGTGGAGGAAGGCTGCGCGGAGTACAAGCTGGAGCTCACGGACGACCTAGTCACGGTGGAGAGGCTATGGCAGCACGACGGGTATGCTGGGAGCCTGCTGACACAGAAGAACaagccttcctcctcctcaagcAAGCTCAAGGACCTGTGCCTGTCATTTGCTCTGTTCAAGCTGCTCAGGCGACGCCTCGGCGGGAGCAACAGCCCGATGATCCACGAGCGTGACGATATCAGGACGCTCGTCTTCGCCCGAAACGGCCTCGCTGGCGGTGACGACCACGAAAGGATGTTCCGGGTGATCGAGACGGAGTTGGGCTTCCTCTTCGACTTCTTCTACGCACGTTACCCATCGCCAAAGCAGTCCCTGATCCCAGAGACCGCCATATTCGTGGCCTCCATGGCGCTCAGCCTCTCCACGCTCTTCTGCCCAGCAATGCTGCGCTACCATAACCCCAAGccaggcagcagcggcggcggcatgagCTTTGTCACCACAAGCATCGACATCTGGCTGGCTAGATTCGTCATCGCCTTGTTCCTCATCCTGGAGCTCTACCAGTACATGTCGCTGGTGTTGTCGGACTGGCACAAGGTGAAGATGCTATGCAGGTACGTGCGCAAGCCTTCGTGGCAGGGACACCCTCTAATGGAGAGGCTCCTGTGGCTCATGTGCCGGGCAACGCTGACCACCAGGTATTGGAGTCACTCAGTGGGgcagtactccctcctccaTGCATGCCTTAAGAGTAACCGCTCCTGCATCCTGGCACGCATGCCGCTGCACAAATGGATCAAGGGTGTCCTGACAGGGATGAAGACGGTGTCTCGCCGGAGCCTGCCTGTCACAGTGAAGCGAGCCATCCACCGGCTGCTCCGGTCagagtggctgtccaatctcAAGTACGGAGACCGGACGCTGCAGAGGAACAACATGCTGCAGAACTTCGATTGGTCTACCTCCAGGTACCCATATGGTGCAGTGGGCAGCATCCTTGTCTGGCACATCGCCACCGCCATTTGCGGCGCCAAGCAGCTGGAAGCTGCCGCTGATCATCGCCCGTCTActgacagcagcagcaccgacAGCCACGAGGTGGCCACCACACTGTCCAACTACTGCACCTACCTGCTGTACCAGGCGCCGGAGCTGGTGACGGACAAGATCTACGACGCGCGGTTACTTATGGAAGCCCTGCAGAACAAAATACAGAGATTCCTTAAGCACAAAGGTTGCCGTTACAAGGACGATATGTTCGACCAGTTGTCCCGGTTCCAGTCCGGCGAACTAGATGGTGGGTACGAAAAGACCATCCTGGCCGACGGCATAAAGCTCAGCTACCAAATATTTGACGAGATGCCTGACGAGGCGATGCGGTGGAATGTGCTATCCGAGATGTGGGtggagctgctgctgagcgTTGCGCCCTCGGATAACGTGACCGCTCATATCAAGAAGCTGGCCACCGGAGGTGAACTCGTCACCCAGCTTTGGGCTTTGTTGACGCACGGGGGATTGATTGACAAGCCAAAGAAACCAAACTACAGCTCATGA
- the LOC100833507 gene encoding alpha-amylase/trypsin inhibitor, producing MASSARVILIPLLAVLLSAFFSDAATITVVNKCSYTVWPGALPGGGRRLDPGQSWAFTMPPGTAGARVWPRTGCTFDSNGRGRCITGDCGGALDCAVSGEQPTTLAEYTLGQGNNKDFFDLSVIDGFNVPMSFEPLGGGCRGASCAVDITAQCLQELKVAGGCASACGKFGGDTYCCRGQFEHNCPPTDYSRFFKGKCPDAYSYAKDDQTSTFTCPAGTNYQIVMCP from the coding sequence atGGCGTCCTCTGCTCGTGTGATCCTCATCCCtctcctcgccgtcctcctctccgccttcttctccgacgcTGCCACAATCACCGTCGTAAACAAGTGCAGCTACACGGTGTGGCCGGGCGCGctcccgggcggcggccggcgcctggACCCAGGCCAGTCCTGGGCATTCACCATGCCGCCCGGCACCGCGGGCGCCCGCGTGTGGCCGCGCACCGGCTGCACCTTCGACAGCAacggccgcggccgctgcaTCACGGGCGactgcggcggcgcgctcgaCTGCGCCGTGTCCGGGGAGCAGCCGACGACGCTGGCCGAGTACACGCTGGGCCAGGGCAACAACAAGGACTTCTTCGACCTGTCCGTCATCGACGGCTTCAACGTGCCCATGAGCTTCGAGCCCCTCGGCGGAGGATGCCGAGGGGCCAGCTGCGCCGTGGACATCACGGCGCAGTGCCTGCAGGAGCTGAAGGTGGCCGGGGGATGCGCCAGCGCCTGCGGCAAGTTCGGCGGCGACACCTACTGCTGCAGGGGACAGTTCGAGCACAACTGCCCGCCCACGGACTACTCCAGGTTCTTCAAGGGGAAGTGCCCCGACGCCTACAGCTACGCCAAGGATGACCAGACCAGCACCTTCACTTGCCCTGCCGGGACCAACTACCAGATCGTCATGTGCCCTTAA